Within Bdellovibrionales bacterium, the genomic segment TTCTATTCTTTCAATAATTTTGTTGGCCTTCTCCACCACTCCAAAGGAATTGAGGTCACACCTCTCATCTGAATTATTGATTTGAAGGCAATCGATTCCAAGGTCTAACGACTGATCAATGAGCTCCAGCTCCTGCGCCTGCGACTGTTCATTGAGCGATCCCGAATTTTGCTTGTTAGATACAAACCCAGCTTGGCAACCAAAAATAAAAAGTAGACATGTTGCCGAAATAAATCTGAGGATCAAGGCACCTGAATATCCTGCATTTCTCTTCATATGTGTTCTCCTATGAAATGATAGGAATTCAAGACTCGTTCCAATTTTATCTCATTTTAAATTCGGTGCCTTCGCAGCAAATCTGAGAAAAGCGTGCAAAATCAAAAACTTGGATTGATGATCAGGATGGTGCACGAATGACTTGATTCAGCAGTTTGAAGAGTGACACTTCTCAGGATCCACCTGTCAACGAAATGAACAGCGAAGAGATTCGAAATTCATTGGATGTTAATTCTATGAAGATCAATTTGTATTCAAAAATTATCGATTGCCTCGATAGGACTCGATAGGACTCGATAGGACTCGAATTCCTACCCCATTTTGAATTGCTTTTGGAACGATATTTTTGGGTATTGTGATCCCTCTTTTATGTGTCTCTTGTTCTAGCCGCAGGACTGGCGAAGCTTCCACACCTTCGATAGCTTCAATCCGCGAATACTTTGAATGCTTTAAAAAATTGATCTTGATTCTACAGTCTTTGAATTTATGAATGTGTGATACGAGTCACGCCGATGATTCCCTTGAGCTTCATAAGGGCACTCATCACGTCACTCAGCTGATTTGTATTTCGAACACTCAGATCGAAAACGCATATGGCCTTGCGATCCTTTGTCGTGCGAGCCTGGGCATTATGGATGTTGACTCCAGCGATAGAGAACACTTCCGTCATGTTTTTCAATAGACCAGGAATATCCTGACTCACCACTCTCACTCGAACCAGTCTTCCTTCGTCCTGACCCTTATCCCCGCTCCATTCGACATCAATTCGTCGCGCCTGATCTAGATCAAAGGATTTGTCACAATCAGCTCGATGAACAGTGATCCCTCTCCCCCGTGTGATAAATCCAATAATTGGATCACCAGGGATCGGAGTGCAGCATTTTCCAAATCGTACCAAAAGATCGTCCATACCTTCGACTTTAATCGGTGAGGCTGATTTCTTACGCTTGTTTACTGCTGACTTAAAGGCTTTTGCCAAAAAGGAGCTCTCTTCATCCTTCTCAGAAGAGGGACTTTGCTCGTTCGTATCAGGAACGAGCCGCTCAAATACGTGGGCTGGGATTAACTTTCCATAGCCAATCCGAATCAGCAAATCCTCTACGGTATTCGCTCCGTTTTCTTTGAGCAACTTTTCGTATTCGATGCCCTGAGCGTATTTCACGTAGCTTGAGCCATGTCGGCGAAATGTCTTTTCAAGAAGTTGATGCCCAATTTCGGCCGCTCTCTTGCGTTGTTCCGCCTTGACGTGCGCCCTAATTTTTGCCTTTGCCTTTGTCGTTACACAGTATTTCAACCAATCTTTTGAAGGAGTCTGACTCTTGCTGCTTATGACTTCGACAGAATCTCCGTTTTTAAGTTGGTACTTCAATGAGACCAATCGTCCATTTACACGTGCGGCTACAATTCGGTGGCCAATGTCCGTGTGCACGCTGTAGGCAAAATCAATCGGAGTCGCCCCTTCAGGAAGCTCTTTTACTTCCCCCTTTGGAGTAAAAACATAAATTTCGGAATCAAAAAGATCAGTTTTAACGCTCTCTAAAAACTCATCAGGATTGTGAGTTTGCTGATGCAAATTCACTAACTCGCGAAGCCAATTGAACTTTTCGGCTACTTCGTCAGAAACTCCCTCATTGCCCTGACCTTCTTCCTTGTACTGCCAATGTGCCGCGATTCCCCGCTCCGCCACCAAATGCATTTCGTTGGTTCGTATCTGAATCTCAATGCGCTCACCCCCAGGCCCAATCACAGTTGTGTGAAGACTCTGATAGTTATTGACCTTAGGCATCGCTATAAAATCCTTAAATCGGCCGGGAATGGGCTTCCACAATGAATGAACAAGTCCCAAAACTTCATAACATTCTGGCATTGAATTCACGCACACCCGAAAAGCCAAAACATCAAAAACCTGCTCGTAATCGATATTTCGTTCCTGCATCTTTCGCCAGATCGAATAGAGATGTTTCGATCTACCCGTTATCTCGAATTTTGTTCTGGTTCTTTTACCGAATTCATTTATGAGAACTTTCTTAACCTCTTCAATATACTTCTCACGTTCACGCTTTTTCTTGGCAACCTTTTGAGCGAGAGCATAATAACTCTCAGGGAACGCATAGCGAAAGCTCAGATCCTCAAGCTCGACTTTGAGACTGCTAATTCCCAAACGGCTCGCCAAGGGAGCGTAAATATCAAGTGTCTCAGTTGCAATGCGGGCCTGCTTTTCATACGACATATGGTTGAGCGTACGCATATTGTGCAGGCGATCGGCCAATTTAACCAAAACAACCCGCACGTCCTTCCCCATAGCTACAATCATCTTACGGATATTCTCAGCCTGCTTTTCATGGGTATTCCGAAATTTCATACGAGAAATTTTTGTCACACCATCAACGAGCAGGCCTATCACCTTGCCAAATTCCTTCTCAATGTCAGAGATAGTGACCGAGGTATCTTCCACTGTGTCGTGAAGTAAACCCGTCGCAATGGTAGCCAAATCCAGGCGCAACTCAACCAGAATGGCAGCAACACCTAAGGGGTGAAATATGTACGGCTCGCCACTTCGCCTTATTTGTCCAGCATGGGCCTTCTCAGAAAACTTGTAGGCGCGTTCAATGAGGCTCAGGTTTGCACCTGGGTAAAAAAGTTGAATCTGTTGAAGGAGGTCATCCAAACTTTGTGGTGAGTCGTCTTTTATCGCTTCTGGGGTCGTCGTTTCACTCATGACTAAGTCGTCTTCCCTCATCTTCTTTTTCGGAAAAACAGAGCCATCCCTAAAGTAGAAACTCTCATTCAAAATCCATCAGGCCAGAGGGAAGAAACAACCCGGCCCGCTGCTAGCGATTAAGATCCCGAACAATCTGAGCCTCAGAACTACCCTCGGTCTCGTCAATATCAAAAAATACATTTCCCGAGGCCACTTCTCTCAAAGCCACAACCACAGTTTTATTGCTCTTCATCCCCAAAGTAGCCTGAGAACCCTTCATGAGTTGCTTTGCCCTCTTGGAGACCAACAATACCAAAGCAAAACGATTATGGACCTTTGTCAGACAATCTTCCACCGTTACACGAGCCACTCTTAGTCTCCCTTTTCAGATTAGCGTCAAGAGCCCTGCAGACTAACGGGCTTTTAGAGTTTCTTCAATTAGTTTCTTGAGTTCTTTATAGGAAGCCTCGAGGTCTCGGTTCACCAGCTGATAGTTGCATTCGCTGGCTAAGGATATCTCCCTTTGAGCATTTTTCATTCTCACCTCTAAATCTGAGGTCACAGAACCTTCTCTCTTGATCACTCTCTGACGCAGTTCATCAATTGAGGGTGGATGGATGAATACTGTCACTGCCTGAGGATATTCGCGGGCCATCGCTCGAGCTCCCTGAATATCTAGGTCCATGATCACCCCCAGTCCCTTCTTCCATGCCTCCTCAATTTGGGCTCTGGGAGTTCCATAAAGGTTGCCGTGCACCTCAGCCCACTCAATGAAGAATTTCTCATCTATCAAACTCAAAAACTTATCTCGAGTCACAAAATGGTAAGGTGAGCCCT encodes:
- a CDS encoding bifunctional (p)ppGpp synthetase/guanosine-3',5'-bis(diphosphate) 3'-pyrophosphohydrolase; translation: MSETTTPEAIKDDSPQSLDDLLQQIQLFYPGANLSLIERAYKFSEKAHAGQIRRSGEPYIFHPLGVAAILVELRLDLATIATGLLHDTVEDTSVTISDIEKEFGKVIGLLVDGVTKISRMKFRNTHEKQAENIRKMIVAMGKDVRVVLVKLADRLHNMRTLNHMSYEKQARIATETLDIYAPLASRLGISSLKVELEDLSFRYAFPESYYALAQKVAKKKREREKYIEEVKKVLINEFGKRTRTKFEITGRSKHLYSIWRKMQERNIDYEQVFDVLAFRVCVNSMPECYEVLGLVHSLWKPIPGRFKDFIAMPKVNNYQSLHTTVIGPGGERIEIQIRTNEMHLVAERGIAAHWQYKEEGQGNEGVSDEVAEKFNWLRELVNLHQQTHNPDEFLESVKTDLFDSEIYVFTPKGEVKELPEGATPIDFAYSVHTDIGHRIVAARVNGRLVSLKYQLKNGDSVEVISSKSQTPSKDWLKYCVTTKAKAKIRAHVKAEQRKRAAEIGHQLLEKTFRRHGSSYVKYAQGIEYEKLLKENGANTVEDLLIRIGYGKLIPAHVFERLVPDTNEQSPSSEKDEESSFLAKAFKSAVNKRKKSASPIKVEGMDDLLVRFGKCCTPIPGDPIIGFITRGRGITVHRADCDKSFDLDQARRIDVEWSGDKGQDEGRLVRVRVVSQDIPGLLKNMTEVFSIAGVNIHNAQARTTKDRKAICVFDLSVRNTNQLSDVMSALMKLKGIIGVTRITHS
- a CDS encoding DNA-directed RNA polymerase subunit omega — encoded protein: MARVTVEDCLTKVHNRFALVLLVSKRAKQLMKGSQATLGMKSNKTVVVALREVASGNVFFDIDETEGSSEAQIVRDLNR
- the gmk gene encoding guanylate kinase, which codes for MAKNLFFILVGPSGVGKSTFLDRVLKDFGNICDIVTFTSRKKRTGEREGSPYHFVTRDKFLSLIDEKFFIEWAEVHGNLYGTPRAQIEEAWKKGLGVIMDLDIQGARAMAREYPQAVTVFIHPPSIDELRQRVIKREGSVTSDLEVRMKNAQREISLASECNYQLVNRDLEASYKELKKLIEETLKAR